The Candidatus Methylomirabilis limnetica DNA window GCGTGTCCTCTTCTCGTCGGAAAAGGATGCCTACCTGGAAAAAGTAGGCGACGTTCGGCCGGCCTTGACCAAGAGTATCCTCCTCTTGCTTGACGATCTGTCCGTTCTCATAGTAGGCCCAGACGTCAGGTCGCCCGGAACCCTTTCGGTCGGCCTCGCGCCGGATCAGGCGCTCGTCCTTGTCGTAATACGACCAGCGGTCGATCCGCCCCGATCCTTTCGTATCCTCCTCGCGCCGCACGAGTTTTCCTTCCTGGTAATAAGAAAAGAACGTTGGGCGAGCGACTCCCTTCTTATCCTCCTCATCCCTGATGAGCACGCCGGCAGCATCATAATACGACCAGAGGGTGATCTTTCCATCGCGTTTCACCGATTCCTCGGCCCGAACCGCCTTCCCCTTTTCGTAGAAGATGAATCGATCGACTCGCCCATCGGCATCCAGGTCCTGTTCTGCCTTCATCGGGATTCCCTGGTGATAACTAATCCGGATATCGAACTTCCCATCGCCGTTGTTATCTTTTTCCGTCCTCTCCACCTGACGATCTGTAGACAGGTGGTGCCATGTGTCGGGTTTACCGTCTTTATTCGTGTCTACTGCCTGGAGGATCGGGTGTCCATCCCGGTAGGTGATCCAGGCATCGATACGCCCGGAGCCGGCGCTATCAACCTCCTCCCGGATGACCTCCCCATTCTCGTCATAGAAATACTTACTCTTCGGCTCGGCTCCTCCTGCAGGAGGAGCGAAAAAGACGAGAAGGGAAAGGGCGAGGGGAAAGGACAAGGATATGGAGAACAATCTCGCAATGTGTAAGATAGTCGTCACGCCCTATCCCATATCAGTTAAGCGCGAACTTTACCGGAAGCAGCACCCAGCTTTCCACCGGCTTCCCACCCTTTTTGGCAGGAAGAAACGCCCACCCCTTAACCGAATCTACCGCCTCCCGATCAAGGATCTCATAGCCCGAGGATCGATCAATAGTAAGTTGCCCCACGCGACCATCCGCCCGAACCAAGACACGCAGGTAGACCGTTCCTTCGTAACCTTTTTCCCGTGCCAAAGGAGGGTACCTGGGAAGCGGATTGATCCCGTAGTTCGGGGCCGCGTATCCACCTCCAGCAGCTCCACTACCTGTCCGGCCAGATCCTCCGCCTGTACCGCCGCCCTGGGGAGAACCAACAGTCACTGTCGGTGTCAGTGGCGCGGTCAACGCTGCGTCGAGCCGGCCCGCTCCACCCCGGCTTGCTGAGCCGGAGCCGCCTACGCCATCCCCGTCAGGACCGAGCAGAACCGGCCCCGGCGACAAGCTAACTGCTGTAGAGGATCCCGGTGTGCCAACGTCCACTGCGCGTGACCCACTCCCCGACATACCAACGGCCTTTGGCCCGCCGATCCGCTCATCCAACGTCGTAGGCTCCACCACCTCAGCCGCCCGAGCAGGTGAAGACGCCGCAAGAACAGGAGACGGAGGCGAAACGCGAGGTTGAGCCATCGCTTTCGAGTTGACAGGAGGAAC harbors:
- a CDS encoding energy transducer TonB produces the protein MVEPTTLDERIGGPKAVGMSGSGSRAVDVGTPGSSTAVSLSPGPVLLGPDGDGVGGSGSASRGGAGRLDAALTAPLTPTVTVGSPQGGGTGGGSGRTGSGAAGGGYAAPNYGINPLPRYPPLAREKGYEGTVYLRVLVRADGRVGQLTIDRSSGYEILDREAVDSVKGWAFLPAKKGGKPVESWVLLPVKFALN